The genomic interval TCTTTATTCGGGTAATTGGCAAGAATCAGCGCAACCTTTTTCTCGGCATTAGAGGTATTAGCAAGAGTCAGCCAGTTTTGAGCTAATTCTACAACAAACTGAGCGCGATCGCGCACCGGTTCATAAGCAACAACATTGGTTTCCAATTGTTCATTCCACTGCTGAGAAGACTTAAACGAAATCGCCCGTGTAATGACGCGTCCATCCACTTCCGGAAGCGCGACATTCATCGCCACATCCCGTGGGGTTAACCCTTGCATTCCAGTTTCCCATTGCTCTTTGGTTCCCCCACTTAAAATGACTTGTAAAACCGGAACATTTAATTTTTGCCAAAAACTGCTTTTTTGATCCTCCCCAAACTTGGCTAAAGAAAAACTGGTTGTATTTAGAACGAGTTCAATATTTTGACAATAGTCTAAAACCTCTGCTTGGACTTCTTCTTGACTCAAAGCAGAAACAAAAATGGGGAGTGGAAATAAATTGCGCTGACTTAATTCCTCACATAACAAATCAATGGGACTGGTATTGCCAGCTAAATAATGAGCGCGATAAAAGAGAATCGCAACTCTTGCTTGATTAGTTGGCTGGTTAGAAAGGAAAGAAGGAGAATAAACCCCGACGCGAGGAACCGGTTTGACAGCTGGCGGTTGGTAATTTCTACCCCATCCTAAATCAGCGACAAACTGTAAACCATGACGACAGTTTTCTACCCCTCCTTCAATAAAGTATTGCCATAATTGATTTACTGCAGAAAGGGATACCGTTGAGTGACTGATCAAGGTGGGATCAGCGCGATCGTCTCCGGGTAAAACAAAAAGGAGAGCACCATTTTCTTCTGCTGTTTCTTTGACGACTTCTAACCCATATGACCAATACGCTCGTCCCCCTAATAGCCGCAAAATAATTATTTTTGCTTGACTTAAAACCGTATCTGCATACGTATCAATACTTAACTCTTGTTGGAGGTTCAAAATATTTGTAACTCGTATCTCTGGAAAATCAGCAGAAAGCTGAGCAACTGCACTTGCTAACATTTGAATATCGGTATCAGCTGCAGTTAAAAAAATAATAGGTGCTGGTGTTTGCTCAATAAAAATGACCCCTTCGGTATTAGGAGCCCAACCGCCAGGAGTTACTGCAATACGGTGCATAAATGAATTTCACTCCTTAATTTCTGTAGCTAAAAATGATAGAATTACACTGCAAAGAATTGATGTTCGTGAAGTTACCCAGTAATTTCAAGATATAGCACAAAAAATATTCACTAAAAAGGGATCGCTTTTTTCTTAATTTTTTTAGTTATTTCTTTTGACTGATGACAGAAACCTTATAATTATACTTAAGTATTAGAAGAACAGTTTTGATTCATAGGGAGGAAAGAAATAATGTCAGCTCCTAATACTAAAGGTGAAATGGAACAAAAACTGGCGGAAATGGGATCAAAAATTGATGAATTAAAAGCTAAAGCATCCCAAGCCAGTGCAGAAAGAAAAGCCGAACTCAATGAGCAGATCAACCACCTTCAGGAGAAAAAAGAGTCGATGCAACAGCGACTCGATGAATTACAAGAAGCAAGTGGAGAGGCTTGGGATGACATTCAATCTGGTTTCCAATCAGCTTGGGATGATTTAAATCAAGCCTTTGAGAAAGCAAGAGATCAGTTTAAGTAAATTAGAGTTACTCCTCAGCGGTTTCTGGCTGAGACATTGTATTGTCTTCAGTTTGAGGTTGAGTTGTATTTTCTTGTTCTGCTTGCGCTTCCGTTGTATTTTCGTCCGTTAACAGCGGGGTCATTTGCTTGATTTGGTCTTTAAATTGAGCAGGTGCGAGGTTAAAGGCTTTTTCATAGAGAGGCTTCGCTGCTTCCTCGTTTCCTTGACGTTGTTGAACTAAGGCTTGTCCTAAAACCGGACGAAAATCGCCTGGATTAGTGTCAGCTACTTCTTTATAAAGCGTGAGCGCGCCGTCAAATTGTTCGGTGCGACCATACACTTGTGCTAACAGTAATTGAACGCCAGTGCGATCAATCTCTTGGTCATCACTTTCTGCCAACTCTAAGGTATCTTTTAACTCGCCAATTGCTGCCTCGGGGCGACCTTGCTGTAAAAACAAATCGACTAATCCTTGTAAAGCGCGAGTATCTCCCGGTTGGTTATCTAAAATTGAGCGGTAGGCATCAGCCGCTCCTTCTAAATCACCCACTTGTTGTTTTGCTTGGGCAAGAAGAATCCGATAAGCTTGTTGATCCGGATTTAAGTCAGCAAGCTTTTCAAGGGGGTTGAGTG from Cyanobacteria bacterium GSL.Bin1 carries:
- a CDS encoding tetratricopeptide repeat protein, with protein sequence MSSSPDKPQRKTWILVVISIIVVAFIGVSVFPFLNNRGTPQEASNPSSPQATTQQQQENLTDKARGYEAVLEREPENESALQGLIEVRIQQGDIEGALNPLEKLADLNPDQQAYRILLAQAKQQVGDLEGAADAYRSILDNQPGDTRALQGLVDLFLQQGRPEAAIGELKDTLELAESDDQEIDRTGVQLLLAQVYGRTEQFDGALTLYKEVADTNPGDFRPVLGQALVQQRQGNEEAAKPLYEKAFNLAPAQFKDQIKQMTPLLTDENTTEAQAEQENTTQPQTEDNTMSQPETAEE